The window GCGATGTCACACGTCTTTGTTGGCAGAAGTGTAACATGCGCGGAGGTTTCGGGTTCGACCTATAGAGAGCAGAGCGGCAGCAGTTTGTCCGGACTCATTCGAGTCAGGTACATGCACCTGCGCACATTTCTGTGATTCAAACCATATTGTGTGTCTGGTTGCGACCTGCTCGATGAGCCTGTGTGTATTTTGGAAGGCAGCACATGTTGTTCCACTTGTTCTAAATTCTGCCGCAGCCTCTCAGCCAATCCAAAACCCAGGCAGCCAACACACCCTCCCACAGCCCCGTTCCCTTATCGCCCCCATGTCCCTCGCTCTTCCCCCCATTTGTGTCCCGGGCTTGActttgtcattgtgtgtgtgtgtgtgtgtgtgtgtgtgtgtgtgtgtgtgtgtgtgtgtgtgtgtgtgtgtgtgagtgcgtgtgtgtgtgtgtgtgtgagttcgtgtgtgtgtgtgtgtgagtacgtgTGTTCCCTTGTTGATAGAACTACCTGATGTTACCAGTGTATATTCCCAGCTGACCTAATTCGCTGCCAACATTTTGATAAGGCAACTTATAATGAACTGACTGACCAgagaccttttttaaattagacTGTTAAGAATCTCCCTTGAGCGTGAGGTTATGTGGAAACCATTTTAATTTAGCGTGTTTTATTAGCTAGCCCTGAACACAACCCTTTGGTCATTGGATGACTCTGTTTACCCCCTGAGCCACAGACGCTCTGAATGAAGACAGACACTGGTAATATTTCATAATCAGCATCTTTGCATCGGTGTATTCAAGAACATTTGAGTACAATATATACTACTACTACGTCTGCTGCTGCTATTGTTCCTACatttgcagctgcaaaatgatcATTACTGttgatcaagaaaataaaagggTGGAGTTGCACTAAACACACCGAACCCCAACAGCCCAGTAGACCCGTTGGCCTTTTCATAAATTGTAAACCTCTCCTAGATTTGTCTCCATGTCAGAACTTAACTATTTTAGCTTATATTGGTTATATATTGTGAATTACATATGTGTATTATACTACAATAATCTCGAGCATCTTACTGCACTGGCGGTCCATATCACTGTCAACTGGGAATGTCTTTCAaagtatggggggggggggtcatccaCATCCAATCAATCCAGAGGGTTGATGGTTCAGTACCCGCTTCCTCCAGTCCggtctgtatgaatgtgtgtgagagggtgtgtgtgactCTTATTATAAAGTGAtttgggtggtcaataagactagaaaagcgtgAAATAAACACAGTCCTCTtcccatctttatttacatctCACACCGTCAGCTCACATAATAACTAGACCGTCATTAAATTTTTCGTTAGATCGCTTGATAGGCGACCAAGTGACCAAGAGACAGTTtaatgcatgtgtatgtgagagaTAGGGAGAGTACTGTTTGTAGGAAACCATTATGTTttactgggagaaaaaaaacaacatgtgtgaTATGATGTTATATTGATATCACTTTGAAAGAGATGGAACTCAGCTCTGGTGGGCTCTGCTCCAATGGAATCCCTCTGTGACCAATCACCAACACAAAGACTACCACGACCCTAATGTTGATGTGTTGGAGCTATTTGTCATTAGATTCCAGTAAAAATAGGAAATTGCGACATAGTCATTGGGGAcatccttaaagctacagtgtgtaatacttAGAATAActtatatattgtccataactatgtgttcatatatgtataatcaactttgaatgagttaaatatagttacatgaggtggacccgacctctgtgtgccatgtttgctacgccgtgttgaatacggttgttgcacaaaacggtccacaatacgtcgcattcgcgttgatATTTTTAGACGCTGCCAGAAACCAGAAATGGCATCAGTGGTGGGCCACCattaagtgtcccctgtcggtcgctcaaTTGGTTGCGGTTCGCAACtgtaccaccagatgccgccagaaaagcacaacaattacacactggggctttaatatTAACATAGACATGAAAACAGCTCAAATGAGTTAAAATCGACCTCCAATCAGAGCTATGTCAAGGATTCGTGGgttctttccattttctctggcttcctcccatgGTCCAAAAATGCGTAGATCTGGGGTTGGGTTTATTTACCAATGTGAGTTCATCACTCACTcggtcacacacattcatgtttaaTACTGGTCTCACTGTTGCAATCTAGCCGAACAATAACATagacactgtgtgttttgtgtgtagcGAGGGTGCTGGCGTGATGAATGTGTATTCATCTGCTGTACATGATAATCCATCACTGACTTGGAGAGCATGTAAGAATCAGTAGCACCGCCTACTGGTTAAGTTCTTGTAGTGCATTTGAAACACTGCTAATCAGCTTTGAGTGTTGTTTTATACAAATCATAAAAAGGTCAAAGACCACTGATGATATATTTACCATCAAATTCCACAAGGTGCAAGAGCTTATTTTTCTGTTCTTGCTATATAATATGTGATTATCAACTCAAAAACGATAAGGATGTATATCAGCCCAAACGTGTTAGATTAAGAACAGATGAATTGATTTAGACTCTGAGAAAATGATTGGACTGGGGTGTATGTTTAAAGCCAGAAATGGACTGCTACAGTACCTGAAAATGTACACAAGGTGTTTATATCAAATGATGGGAATCATAGAAGGTAGTTTCAAAAGTCCATATGCGCGCACCACATCAAATATTTCTCAGTTTAAGAAAATTTACGAAAAATAACAGTTTGTATGTATTGAGTAATAATTAAGTAATGACGATTGCTACTGATTAATGTATAAATGATTTGGTTCTgatttgtgaaaagaaagatGGCCATCTGTATTTATGTGATTTATATGAAAGGAGCAggcaatatgaatattttcttctttctgattctatttatttcatgtaagtataggtgtattgtattgttttgtaaaattgtttttggaTTACACTGAAAAGAACAGGAATAAATTATTATGACGTGAAATGAAAACTTGTAAAGGTGCAtggttcatttattcatcagatATGATGCAAGttttctttaatctttaatctttcTCTCTTCAATCCAGCTGCCAAACATGTTTGGCAACGTACGATCAACCATCCTCTCCCTGATGATTGGCTCCTACGCTTCTTCAGCCGTCACCTTCCCTGGTGTCAAGGTAAGTTTTCCCTAATTCCGTCTCTGTATATCACTCCCAACCCACCTTCATCCCAACCGAACCCCTTCTCTTCCCGGTTCCCATGTTGCTCCAGTTGATTTATGACCTTGGCGTGTCGTTCCGCGTCATCATGTGGGTGTGGTCGGGGTTGGCGTGCGTGGTCTTCCTCAACTGCTTCCTGAACTGGCCGGCTGAATCCTTCCCCGCGCCCGAAGACATCAGATACTGGTCAGTGGGCCGCACGTCCGGCCGTCACATTAGTGTGCGGACGAGAATACACACAAACCCGGTCTGCAGAGTTTTCACCAGTGAGCCTCTGACATCGTCCAGTGTCCAGTTCAAAGTTTACTGTAGAGAGCCCAATGACTCAGAATGGATCTGAGGCAATAGACAGAGGGACAATTATACAGTGGGCGAAGGGGTCAATAGGTACAGGCATTGTGATCAGACAATAGACTGGGTGCAATGACAGCTGGGTGTAAAAGAAAGGTAGAGAGGATATTTGCATTTACAGTGTGACATTGACACAGTCGAGGGGCAATTCAGAAGGGGCGCGAAGGGAGGTCCCAGACGTGCTCAATGAGCAGAGGAAGGGGCCTTTGTTCAACGGTGACACTTGAGATGAGAAGGGAAGGGACAGTCATGAGTGATGAAACAGTCTTCAGACTATAACAACAGCAAATGTAGTATCAGACAATATTTGAAAAGACAGTAAGAGACGGGCCTCTGAGTTCAGGTGGGCTCAAGAGGGCCAAACCATGAGGGGGAAAGGAGTCAGGAAGgaaacacagacatacatgGGGTGAGGTCGAAATGTTCTTCTTAtccactattccttgacctcggtggaaaatgtcatgaggtcaaggaaaggtttAAAGAagaactgataggacttaggtcaagccgacagcgctgctcagagaaccCGACTCGACGTTCACTAGACTACGTCATCACGGTGggtgttgttgacgtgcgtctgtcgtggtgaaactacaaatttcaaAAGATGAACTATGAAAaactcagcggctccatcagcatgtttcagtgtgttttaccaccgtgtgacatcagatgtaaatcattcatatgcaacagtaacttacatgatgactgGGGGTCTtactcatcttcttcttctacttctacttcggattgaatcgtttacattcgtgcatggcgcgttAAATATCAGTGCCGCAATAAATTGTGGGGCGTCCTTTCGTCTCACAttggaagctccagtgtaccctatgctaaaggagataggaaaggaagcattgaagctcctttcctatgcatttagagaatccgaacagctcttatcatggcagctgatcaaatacttccgggtcacttcaagactTAGGAAACTTActaagacaatttgacaattggaccGTACACATGTACTGTTGATAAAGGGGCCAAACAGACACATCGGGCTTGATGGCATGCTGTGGAAACCATGCTGTagtaaaagatttaaaaataaataaaaacactgtattagccacattttgtgtcattatCTGGATCATATCTATCTGATCATAGACACAGTTCACTGAAGAATCACCAACACAGGCAAGAGTCAGGCAGGAGGCACATCGGACTGATGGAGTCACATGAGACAATCTGACACTGTGAGCAGAGAACAGGTCATCCTCGAACCGGAGGGTCGGTGGTCCGTTCCCCGCCTCCCCCTCAGTCGCAtgcccaagtgtccttgggcaaggcacGCAACTCTAAATTagcctctggcggctcttccggcagtgtttgagtgtgacagaaaaagtgtggtaaaaagcagcacaatgtgtgttggtgaatgtgacttatactgtaaaagctctatataaatacagtccatttaccatttacaatAGGCTGAATAAGATTAATGGAACTCCATCCATTAGGTTTTGGAACTTGCCAAAAGGCATTTCAAGTTCTATAGTCCTTACGTGGTGGCTCTCGATTGACTCATAGAGCAGACCACTggttcagagacaaacacagacttaATGCATTTTATTGTAACACAGGCAGAGGTTTGCAGAGGTTCAGGACTGAATTTCCAATAGACTGGGCAGGAAAAGTAGACAGCAGCGATTCCAGGGTGGTTGGAGTTTGGATAGGCAGATGATAAAGCATAGACTTAATCCAAAGCAGACGTAGATGCACGTGGCGGGTGACAGGTACAGGCAGGAGGATTGACTTGAGGCACAGATCAGTTTAGAGCTGCAGGGATGTTGATCATTCCGGCTTCACGAATTTTTGACGTctcatctctttctcctctctcggCAGTAAAAAGGTGAAGCTGAGTGGGCTCGTGACAGAGGACAAGATGACCGGAGACAGGTACATCACTCACGTCACCCTCATGGAAGACACGATGGAGGGCAAGAAGCCCGAACCTGAGCAGACGGACTCGCCAAGCACAGCCAAGGGTGAGGAACATTAACGATGGGCGTTGCGTTTACTatcccctttgctgctgtaacattgAAAATCCCCCAAAGTGGGATTAATAAAGggttatcttattttatcttattttaggCCAAGATATCCAGAAATTTGGTCAAGCTCCAAAGCATTCGAGCCCTAATGAAATCATCAGAATCCCTTTATGGTCATTGTACATAGTACAACGAAATCAGAAAACGACAGTCCTTAGGTTGCAGCAATATACAAATGTCACACCACAATTTAATTAAGAATAAAGAGTATAAAGAAAGAGTAATGAGCATAAAATAGGAATACGAGgctatatgtacagtataaataaatatatgttgtgGATTGACGGCAGTAGGTGAAGTAAGTGGAGCAGGTCGTCCTCGAATCAAAAGGTCCTGTGGTTgaatccccagctcctccagtccgcaaTTCCATGTCTCCTTGGGCCCGACGCTGAACCCCAACGGTGCATGAGAGGAGTGCGAAACATTAATAGAAGTgctgtattaatgtgtgtgtgaattgggTGAATGGGACCTGTGACATATATAGCACTTTAAATGGTGGTCATCTCGTGATATATAAACACAGTCCAGCTGTCATCCCCAGTTCTTGCATAGTTAAGTAACAGAGAAACTGTACACACTGTTTTTACAATGCATTCTAGGAAtttcccagaaaaaaacccaaaaacccTGCTTTCCCACTCTGCTTCTTCAGGCTCCGTACCACTCTGTCATTCCATTTGCACCCCCATCCTGCTGTGGAGTCTCATCACCATGGCAATGACCCAACTGCGGCTGATCTTCTTCATGGGTGCCATGAACAAGATGACAGAGTTTCTGGTCACCCACGGCAACCCTGACCGTAAGAATAAGAACAAACAGTGGGTCAAGACTGACTGATGAGCTCAAGCTTTTTGTCAGAATTAGCGTGAAGCCATACGTGGGGATCCCTGACCTGCCGCTCGTCTCTCTTTCAGCCTCAGAAGAGCTgcagaaggaggcggaggaacAAGGTGATGCTCAGTgggtctatctatctatctatctgtctatctgtctgtcatctACACCTTATTCAGAGTAACCAACCATTGTTGCCGGGTGTGTATTGCCACTCTGATGCTTTCGAGTTCAATTGACTTCACCCATCTCTCTGCATGTCCTCCCCAGTTGGTTTCTACTCTTCTGTCTTCGGTTCCATGCAGCTGCTGTGTCTACTGACCTGTCCTTTGATTGGCTATATCATGGACTGGAGACTGAAGGAGTGTGAAGAggaaaatgcaaacacacaaacggagAACAGGTGAGAGAGTCCAAAGCCCTTTTTCTTAGGTGTAGGCATCTGTGCGTTGTACTAAAGAAAACCAAAAGTCCCAATGCTTACTGTATAGGTTAGGCTTGAAAGATTTCTACGCATCGGATGTTGAAACTAAATACTCAAATATCATGTGTACATTGAAACGGCAATTTCTTGCTGTCATACCGGTCCTGAAGAGAGCCAATCCTTGATTTCATGTAAAAGATGTGGGACAGAATCCAGGCCTTATGATGAGCAGCACAGTGTCATACTCCCACATCTCGCACTCTTCCACATTCCCACTTTGACGTTTGACATTTGTCCCCTTCAGACAATCTAATCCCCCAAAGAGAGGCCGAACGATCCAGAAACTGACCAATGCCATGAGAGCTTTCATCTTCACCAACCTCCTGTTGGTCACCTTTGGAATAATTTCCTTGATTGACAACCTACCCTTACAGGTTAGAAAAAGCCTGTAAATTGACTAATAATATATCACTTTTAtggtcttatcgaccactcatTACGCTTTTGTTAAGTTCACCCAttcgcacacacattcatacagcactgctatctaccgcgctttttctgtcacattcatacactggcgGAAAAGCCGTAAGGGgctaagtgtcttgcccaaggacacttcagcatgctgACTGGGGAAAGCGCGGATCGAACCATCAACCTTCCGGTTGATCTCTCGAAGATTCTCCCCAGGCGTACAAAGATCAAATGCTTCCATGAGCCCAATACATATGAAGTAACatacactgaaaaataaagacacacacaggcacatgctTGATGATCGTTTGTAAATCTGTATCCATCCGTTTCCCTTTGTTAGGTGGTGTCGTTTGTTCTGCACACTATAGTGAGAGGATTTATCCACTCCTGCTGTGGAGGCCTCTATGCTGCTGTGTGAGTACTACCAGAAACAAGCTGCACTAGCTGTGATTTAGgatgactggaaaaaaaaactctttctaTTTCCCTTCTCACTCTAGGTATCCGGCCAACCATTTCGGGACACTAACAGGCATGCAGTCAATGATCAGTGCTGCTTTCGCCCTGCTCCAACAGCCACTGTTCATACTGATGGTGGGACCCCTCAGTGGAGATCCATACTGGGTAGGAAGCACACGCGTGAACATGAACACATTCGAAGTAAATAGTAGATACAGCACTGACATATCTCTCTGTGGAACAGATCAATCTGGGCCTCCTCATCTTTTCCCTGGCTGGCTTCCTGTTGCCGGGCTATCTCTTTTATCACCGTAGAAACCTGATCAAGGCAAAGGCAGTGCACGATAGGCTGGCTGCCAGCCAAGGCAAAGAGAGCGCTCCTCTGGCCCAATCAGCCGGCGGAACTGCACAGAGCCAAGCCAATTGGCAGGAAGCTAATGGATACGCACCGAATGGGCATGCTATTTAAGATTATTGACAGGAGTGAAATGATCAATttgtattaaacattttttgtaatGACTGTTCAGTAGATTATGGATATAGAAGTTACACTTGTGACCCTAATGTCAGATGTCTCATTTTGAAAATAGACTTTGAATTACGCGTGAGTGAAAACATGTGTACACCTGAAAAATGTGCCTCCATATTTGACTCACCAAATATGTATGGCAATAAACAGTGTTTGTGATCACTTCACTTGGTAGCTTCTACTCTTGAAGTAGCAGCTTGCTAAATGAAACTTGAAGCATTAAAAGCAAGAAGCAACATGGTAAACAACCCTCAGGGAGTACTACAAAGAATCCTCCAGTGGGCATTAAAttaatagtttgacattttaggaaatactATTTATTACCTTTACCCGTGATTGAGATACAACGGTTAATCTAAcgttcatgtctttgtgttggtttgtttgtagATGATCAACTTTGCTTTGGTTATCATAAAACCTGAAAGCAGCATGCCTGTATGTATCCACCTACTGACGccttaaaagcaaataaaatgtatataatttaattagttttcattatgaatgtgaaaaacaagattttatATTTGAAGGGGAATCAATATATCTGGCTTTATTAAACCACATGACCACTATGCAGGGTGGACACTATCCACTGTTTTTGGGATAAAGTTGAATGTCTGTTTTGAAAACTgaatctgcttttcttttgactGCAAGTCATCCTGACTTTTTTTAGTTCAGGTCAGGTTTAGGAGTAGCACCAGCGTTTGGTTTTTACATTGGTGTGTTTCCCTATTTAACACTA is drawn from Scophthalmus maximus strain ysfricsl-2021 chromosome 8, ASM2237912v1, whole genome shotgun sequence and contains these coding sequences:
- the slc43a1b gene encoding solute carrier family 43 member 1b, producing the protein MAPSLAQAYRRRWWMAVTAIIENLLCSAVLLGWGSLLIMLKNEGFYSHLCIENETVATNVTSRESDGWRSCVEQEEVLNLGFTIGSFLLSAATLPLGILMDRYGPRPLRLVGSSCFAASCAMIAAAAYDPEVLSVLIFLAVSFNGFGGICLTFTSLTLPNMFGNVRSTILSLMIGSYASSAVTFPGVKLIYDLGVSFRVIMWVWSGLACVVFLNCFLNWPAESFPAPEDIRYCKKVKLSGLVTEDKMTGDRYITHVTLMEDTMEGKKPEPEQTDSPSTAKGSVPLCHSICTPILLWSLITMAMTQLRLIFFMGAMNKMTEFLVTHGNPDPSEELQKEAEEQVGFYSSVFGSMQLLCLLTCPLIGYIMDWRLKECEEENANTQTENRQSNPPKRGRTIQKLTNAMRAFIFTNLLLVTFGIISLIDNLPLQVVSFVLHTIVRGFIHSCCGGLYAAVYPANHFGTLTGMQSMISAAFALLQQPLFILMVGPLSGDPYWINLGLLIFSLAGFLLPGYLFYHRRNLIKAKAVHDRLAASQGKESAPLAQSAGGTAQSQANWQEANGYAPNGHAI